The following proteins are co-located in the Myxocyprinus asiaticus isolate MX2 ecotype Aquarium Trade chromosome 44, UBuf_Myxa_2, whole genome shotgun sequence genome:
- the znf271 gene encoding zinc finger protein 585A isoform X1, which yields MNLSMKSYSDPEQVGVFPPAGCGTGTHVSDLGEVEGALDLRSSNALFDLGEDAGISEDQDDYAEELRHSARAKPFQCSQCGKGFSRIQHLSEHVRIHTGERPYECSVCGKTFTRERSLKTHQIVHADAKAFHCTICVKNFALLSSLRRHVRAFHQGHDVSTEGRCLICVECGKNFACQLEEHELTHTGEISHRCPDCVKNFAYLQTLVSHDQTFNEPEDLNHVQNIERPCSSVASEDQPKHMQTDAIEENSDPPSPELVENITSDALTDEHMGQSEEEAERAPSPSYVLSHKSAEKAIETTSLLQEEQLTAHQQVNDEDKPHQCDHCGKRFNKQAKLRIHLRVHTGEKPYECTQCGKYFSQAINLRKHHRTHHTEERPYHCTLCDRRFSLSFSLIKHQRVAHPEQLSVAERKRFTCPFCGKIFGRHQDMEQHKRIHTGERPFRCNVCNKSFRQRSVLIVHRKIHTGEKPFECFICFRRFYGSGDLKTHMGTHTGVRPHSCTLCSKSFPRPSSLQAHMQSHLNKLKEGDALTTGAEEDQGEQDDMDGVSGSSASMLSENPGCSEDKMSTEEPSSQLACILKSHSHQKGPETGFDPLMNQVHDVDQSFSSALADHQKPFHCTICNKTFSLSLSLKKHQLIFHPDQHADTEGKCFPCSYCGRKFGRRQGLLQHERIHTGERPYNCPTCNKSFRQRSALVVHIKTHTGERSFLCFVCSKSFYTPGDLKKHLEIHTGVRPHNCPICFKGFGRPSFLRAHMRIHEKATTKTSTKKQESGAEEPTDSPKDDVQEKPFECSHCGKRFSQHCMLKIHQRIHTGERPYKCSECGLSFRWRRNLIAHQSGHPGDKPLQCSMCDETFLSEASMKKHQDSFHSGVSHTCSLCLKTFTQAAGLRKHVRYVHERERPHKCSECGRGFVKLSDLLRHQRRHHYDRGDELFQCSQCERSFSHPSSLVLHRRTHSEGKHECPKCNKIFSQPGHLKVHLRTHTKENKPKFECPECGKSFGQAKDLVVHQRVHTGEKPYQCPQCKKTYRQFAHLSVHLRSHTGEKPYQCPVCLKFFAHSSSMKKHLRVMHAAGKESPVTKEVVKVTVGVGTSSSAVEVKQEPESLNEYECQVKSEENCFAIMDDVNAVTVSSAPSSPVSALTFKDDPC from the exons ATGAATCTGAGCATGAAATCATATAGTGATCCGGAGCAAGTGGGTGTCTTTCCTCCGGCCGGATGTGGCACTGGAACACATGTGTCTGATTTAGGGGAGGTGGAGGGAGCGCTTGATCTACGCTCATCAAACGCATTGTTTGACTTGGGTGAGGATGCAGGAATTTCTGAAGATCAAG ACGACTATGCAGAGGAACTGCGTCATTCTGCCAGAGCGAAGCCTTTTCAGTGCTCTCAGTGTGGGAAGGGTTTCTCTCGCATACAGCATCTGTCCGAACACGTACGGATTCACACAGGCGAGAGGCCTTACGAGTGCTCTGTGTGTGGAAAGACTTTCACTCGGGAAAGAAGCCTCAAGACTCATCAGATTGTCCATGCGGATGCGAAGGCCTTCCACTGCACAATCTGTGTTAAAAACTTTGCCCTCCTATCCTCCTTGAGAAGACATGTGCGGGCATTTCATCAAG GTCATGATGTCAGTACGGAGGGCAGATGCTTAATTTGTGTTGAATGCGGGAAAAACTTTGCATGTCAGTTGGAGGAACATGAGCTGACGCACACTGGAGAGATTTCTCATCGCTGCCCTGACTGTGTCAAGAACTTTGCATATCTACAGACTCTTGTGTCTCATGATCAAACCTTCAACGAACCAGAAGACTTGAACCATGTGCAGAATATTGAAAGGCCTTGCAGTTCTGTGGCCTCTGAAGATCAACCCAAACACATGCAAACTGACGCAATCGAGGAAAATAGTGACCCGCCCTCTCCAGAGCTTGTAGAAAATATTACCAGTGATGCACTAACTGATGAACACATGGGCCAAAGTGAAGAGGAGGCCGAGAGAGCTCCATCTCCTTCATATGTGCTCTCTCACAAGTCTGCTGAAAAGG CCATTGAAACGACAAGCCTTCTTCAAGAGGAACAGCTCACAGCTCACCAGCAAGTTAACGATGAAGACAAGCCACACCAATGCGATCACTGTGGAAAGAGATTTAATAAACAAGCAAAGCTTCGAATCCATCTGCGCGTTCACACCGGAGAGAAACCTTACGAGTGCACCCAGTGTGGCAAATATTTCAGTCAAGCAATAAACCTTAGAAAACATCACCGTACGCATCATACGGAGGAGAGACCGTACCACTGCACACTCTGTGACCGCAGGTTTTCTCTCTCGTTTTCCCTGATAAAGCATCAACGTGTGGCTCATCCAG AACAATTGAGTGTTGCTGAAAGGAAGCGCTTTACTTGTCCTTTCTGTGGAAAAATATTTGGGCGGCATCAAGATATGGAGCAGCACAAACGAATTCACACGGGTGAGAGACCATTCCGATGCAATGTGTGCAACAAAAGCTTTCGGCAACGGTCAGTTTTGATAGTGCATCGGAAAATTCACACCGGAGAAAAGCCTTTCGAATGTTTCATATGCTTCAGACGGTTCTATGGCTCAGGAGATCTGAAGACACATATGGGGACTCATACTGGTGTGAGACCACACAGTTGCACCCTGTGCTCTAAAAGCTTCCCTCGTCCCAGCAGCCTTCAAGCACACATGCAGTCTCATCTCAACAAGTTGAAAGAAGGTGATGCTCTAACCACTGGAGCTGAGGAGGACCAGGGAGAACAGGATGATATGGACGGAGTCTCTGGAAGTTCTGCTTCAATGCTTTCTGAAAACCCCGGATGTTCTGAAGACA AAATGAGCACAGAGGAGCCCTCCAGCCAGCTGGCTTGTATTTTAAAGTCTCACTCTCACCAAAAAGGGCCTGAGACTGGATTTGATCCTTTAATGAATCAAGTCCATGATGTTGATCAGAGTTTCAGTTCAGCACTAGCAGATCATCAGAAGCCATTCCATTGTACCATATGCAACAAAaccttctctctctcactatccCTGAAAAAACATCAGCTTATATTTCATCCAG ATCAGCATGCTGACACAGAAGGGAAGTGCTTCCCCTGCTCTTATTGCGGGAGGAAGTTTGGCCGGCGTCAGGGCTTGTTACAGCATGAGCGCATTCACACAGGTGAAAGGCCCTACAACTGCCCCACCTGTAACAAAAGCTTCCGGCAGCGATCAGCTTTGGTTGTGCACATTAAAACTCACACAGGAGAAAGGTCCTTCCTGTGCTTTGTGTGCAGCAAAAGCTTTTATACCCCGGGAGACTTGAAGAAACATCTGGAAATTCATACCGGAGTGCGGCCACACAACTGCCCGATATGCTTCAAGGGTTTCGGGCGCCCCAGTTTCTTGCGAGCTCACATGCGAATCCATGAAA AAGCCACCACAAAGACCTCTACAAAGAAACAGGAAAGTGGAGCGGAGGAACCAACAGACAGTCCAAAAGATGACGTGCAAGAGAAGCCGTTTGAATGCTCTCATTGCGGCAAGAGATTCAGTCAGCATTGTATGCTTAAAATCCACCAGCGGATTCACACAGGAGAGAGACCTTACAAGTGCTCTGAGTGCGGTCTGAGTTTTCGCTGGAGGAGAAACCTGATAGCCCACCAGAGTGGCCACCCTGGTGACAAGCCTCTCCAGTGTTCAATGTGTGATGAAACATTCCTCTCGGAAGCAAGTATGAAGAAACATCAAGATTCGTTTCATTCAG GGGTCTCTCATACCTGCAGTCTGTGTCTGAAGACGTTTACTCAAGCAGCCGGCCTCAGGAAACACGTGCGATATGTtcacgagagagagagacctcACAAATGCTCAGAGTGCGGCAGAGGATTCGTCAAACTTTCAGACCTTTTGCGTCATCAGCGTCGCCATCATTACGACAGGGGTGACGAACTCTTTCAGTGCTCGCAGTGCGAGCGAAGCTTCAGTCATCCCAGCAGTCTCGTTCTCCACCGACGAACTCACTCAGAAGGAAAACACGAGTGTCCTAAATGTAATAAGATATTCAGTCAGCCGGGACACCTCAAGGTTCACCTGCGTACTCACACCAAAGAGAATAAACCTAAGTTTGAGTGCCCTGAATGTGGGAAGAGTTTTGGCCAAGCCAAAGATTTGGTGGTTCATCAGAGGGTGCACACCGGAGAGAAACCTTACCAGTGCCCTCAGTGCAAGAAGACTTACAGACAGTTTGCACATCTGTCCGTACATCTGCGGAGTCACACGGGGGAGAAGCCTTACCAATGCCCAGTATGTCTCAAATTCTTCGCACATTCGTCATCCATGAAAAAACACTTGCGTGTAATGCATGCAG CGGGGAAGGAGTCCCCAGTAACAAAGGAAGTTGTGAAAGTGACTGTTGGTGTTGGTACATCCAGCTCAGCTGTAGAAGTCAAGCAAGAACCAGAGTCTCTTAATGAATATG AATGTCAAGTCAAATCGGAAGAAAACTGCTTTGCCATAatggatgatgtgaacgctgTTACAGTTTCTTCAGCTCCATCCAGTCCAGTATCAGCATTGACTTTTAAAGATGATCCatgttaa
- the znf271 gene encoding zinc finger protein 585A isoform X2: MNLSMKSYSDPEQVGVFPPAGCGTGTHVSDLGEVEGALDLRSSNALFDLGEDAGISEDQDDYAEELRHSARAKPFQCSQCGKGFSRIQHLSEHVRIHTGERPYECSVCGKTFTRERSLKTHQIVHADAKAFHCTICVKNFALLSSLRRHVRAFHQGHDVSTEGRCLICVECGKNFACQLEEHELTHTGEISHRCPDCVKNFAYLQTLVSHDQTFNEPEDLNHVQNIERPCSSVASEDQPKHMQTDAIEENSDPPSPELVENITSDALTDEHMGQSEEEAERAPSPSYVLSHKSAEKAIETTSLLQEEQLTAHQQVNDEDKPHQCDHCGKRFNKQAKLRIHLRVHTGEKPYECTQCGKYFSQAINLRKHHRTHHTEERPYHCTLCDRRFSLSFSLIKHQRVAHPEQLSVAERKRFTCPFCGKIFGRHQDMEQHKRIHTGERPFRCNVCNKSFRQRSVLIVHRKIHTGEKPFECFICFRRFYGSGDLKTHMGTHTGVRPHSCTLCSKSFPRPSSLQAHMQSHLNKLKEGDALTTGAEEDQGEQDDMDGVSGSSASMLSENPGCSEDKMSTEEPSSQLACILKSHSHQKGPETGFDPLMNQVHDVDQSFSSALADHQKPFHCTICNKTFSLSLSLKKHQLIFHPDQHADTEGKCFPCSYCGRKFGRRQGLLQHERIHTGERPYNCPTCNKSFRQRSALVVHIKTHTGERSFLCFVCSKSFYTPGDLKKHLEIHTGVRPHNCPICFKGFGRPSFLRAHMRIHEKATTKTSTKKQESGAEEPTDSPKDDVQEKPFECSHCGKRFSQHCMLKIHQRIHTGERPYKCSECGLSFRWRRNLIAHQSGHPGDKPLQCSMCDETFLSEASMKKHQDSFHSGVSHTCSLCLKTFTQAAGLRKHVRYVHERERPHKCSECGRGFVKLSDLLRHQRRHHYDRGDELFQCSQCERSFSHPSSLVLHRRTHSEGKHECPKCNKIFSQPGHLKVHLRTHTKENKPKFECPECGKSFGQAKDLVVHQRVHTGEKPYQCPQCKKTYRQFAHLSVHLRSHTGEKPYQCPVCLKFFAHSSSMKKHLRVMHAAGKESPVTKEVVKVTVGVGTSSSAVEVKQEPESLNEYGEREN; this comes from the exons ATGAATCTGAGCATGAAATCATATAGTGATCCGGAGCAAGTGGGTGTCTTTCCTCCGGCCGGATGTGGCACTGGAACACATGTGTCTGATTTAGGGGAGGTGGAGGGAGCGCTTGATCTACGCTCATCAAACGCATTGTTTGACTTGGGTGAGGATGCAGGAATTTCTGAAGATCAAG ACGACTATGCAGAGGAACTGCGTCATTCTGCCAGAGCGAAGCCTTTTCAGTGCTCTCAGTGTGGGAAGGGTTTCTCTCGCATACAGCATCTGTCCGAACACGTACGGATTCACACAGGCGAGAGGCCTTACGAGTGCTCTGTGTGTGGAAAGACTTTCACTCGGGAAAGAAGCCTCAAGACTCATCAGATTGTCCATGCGGATGCGAAGGCCTTCCACTGCACAATCTGTGTTAAAAACTTTGCCCTCCTATCCTCCTTGAGAAGACATGTGCGGGCATTTCATCAAG GTCATGATGTCAGTACGGAGGGCAGATGCTTAATTTGTGTTGAATGCGGGAAAAACTTTGCATGTCAGTTGGAGGAACATGAGCTGACGCACACTGGAGAGATTTCTCATCGCTGCCCTGACTGTGTCAAGAACTTTGCATATCTACAGACTCTTGTGTCTCATGATCAAACCTTCAACGAACCAGAAGACTTGAACCATGTGCAGAATATTGAAAGGCCTTGCAGTTCTGTGGCCTCTGAAGATCAACCCAAACACATGCAAACTGACGCAATCGAGGAAAATAGTGACCCGCCCTCTCCAGAGCTTGTAGAAAATATTACCAGTGATGCACTAACTGATGAACACATGGGCCAAAGTGAAGAGGAGGCCGAGAGAGCTCCATCTCCTTCATATGTGCTCTCTCACAAGTCTGCTGAAAAGG CCATTGAAACGACAAGCCTTCTTCAAGAGGAACAGCTCACAGCTCACCAGCAAGTTAACGATGAAGACAAGCCACACCAATGCGATCACTGTGGAAAGAGATTTAATAAACAAGCAAAGCTTCGAATCCATCTGCGCGTTCACACCGGAGAGAAACCTTACGAGTGCACCCAGTGTGGCAAATATTTCAGTCAAGCAATAAACCTTAGAAAACATCACCGTACGCATCATACGGAGGAGAGACCGTACCACTGCACACTCTGTGACCGCAGGTTTTCTCTCTCGTTTTCCCTGATAAAGCATCAACGTGTGGCTCATCCAG AACAATTGAGTGTTGCTGAAAGGAAGCGCTTTACTTGTCCTTTCTGTGGAAAAATATTTGGGCGGCATCAAGATATGGAGCAGCACAAACGAATTCACACGGGTGAGAGACCATTCCGATGCAATGTGTGCAACAAAAGCTTTCGGCAACGGTCAGTTTTGATAGTGCATCGGAAAATTCACACCGGAGAAAAGCCTTTCGAATGTTTCATATGCTTCAGACGGTTCTATGGCTCAGGAGATCTGAAGACACATATGGGGACTCATACTGGTGTGAGACCACACAGTTGCACCCTGTGCTCTAAAAGCTTCCCTCGTCCCAGCAGCCTTCAAGCACACATGCAGTCTCATCTCAACAAGTTGAAAGAAGGTGATGCTCTAACCACTGGAGCTGAGGAGGACCAGGGAGAACAGGATGATATGGACGGAGTCTCTGGAAGTTCTGCTTCAATGCTTTCTGAAAACCCCGGATGTTCTGAAGACA AAATGAGCACAGAGGAGCCCTCCAGCCAGCTGGCTTGTATTTTAAAGTCTCACTCTCACCAAAAAGGGCCTGAGACTGGATTTGATCCTTTAATGAATCAAGTCCATGATGTTGATCAGAGTTTCAGTTCAGCACTAGCAGATCATCAGAAGCCATTCCATTGTACCATATGCAACAAAaccttctctctctcactatccCTGAAAAAACATCAGCTTATATTTCATCCAG ATCAGCATGCTGACACAGAAGGGAAGTGCTTCCCCTGCTCTTATTGCGGGAGGAAGTTTGGCCGGCGTCAGGGCTTGTTACAGCATGAGCGCATTCACACAGGTGAAAGGCCCTACAACTGCCCCACCTGTAACAAAAGCTTCCGGCAGCGATCAGCTTTGGTTGTGCACATTAAAACTCACACAGGAGAAAGGTCCTTCCTGTGCTTTGTGTGCAGCAAAAGCTTTTATACCCCGGGAGACTTGAAGAAACATCTGGAAATTCATACCGGAGTGCGGCCACACAACTGCCCGATATGCTTCAAGGGTTTCGGGCGCCCCAGTTTCTTGCGAGCTCACATGCGAATCCATGAAA AAGCCACCACAAAGACCTCTACAAAGAAACAGGAAAGTGGAGCGGAGGAACCAACAGACAGTCCAAAAGATGACGTGCAAGAGAAGCCGTTTGAATGCTCTCATTGCGGCAAGAGATTCAGTCAGCATTGTATGCTTAAAATCCACCAGCGGATTCACACAGGAGAGAGACCTTACAAGTGCTCTGAGTGCGGTCTGAGTTTTCGCTGGAGGAGAAACCTGATAGCCCACCAGAGTGGCCACCCTGGTGACAAGCCTCTCCAGTGTTCAATGTGTGATGAAACATTCCTCTCGGAAGCAAGTATGAAGAAACATCAAGATTCGTTTCATTCAG GGGTCTCTCATACCTGCAGTCTGTGTCTGAAGACGTTTACTCAAGCAGCCGGCCTCAGGAAACACGTGCGATATGTtcacgagagagagagacctcACAAATGCTCAGAGTGCGGCAGAGGATTCGTCAAACTTTCAGACCTTTTGCGTCATCAGCGTCGCCATCATTACGACAGGGGTGACGAACTCTTTCAGTGCTCGCAGTGCGAGCGAAGCTTCAGTCATCCCAGCAGTCTCGTTCTCCACCGACGAACTCACTCAGAAGGAAAACACGAGTGTCCTAAATGTAATAAGATATTCAGTCAGCCGGGACACCTCAAGGTTCACCTGCGTACTCACACCAAAGAGAATAAACCTAAGTTTGAGTGCCCTGAATGTGGGAAGAGTTTTGGCCAAGCCAAAGATTTGGTGGTTCATCAGAGGGTGCACACCGGAGAGAAACCTTACCAGTGCCCTCAGTGCAAGAAGACTTACAGACAGTTTGCACATCTGTCCGTACATCTGCGGAGTCACACGGGGGAGAAGCCTTACCAATGCCCAGTATGTCTCAAATTCTTCGCACATTCGTCATCCATGAAAAAACACTTGCGTGTAATGCATGCAG CGGGGAAGGAGTCCCCAGTAACAAAGGAAGTTGTGAAAGTGACTGTTGGTGTTGGTACATCCAGCTCAGCTGTAGAAGTCAAGCAAGAACCAGAGTCTCTTAATGAATATG GTGAAAGAGAAAATTAA